The sequence below is a genomic window from Phycisphaerae bacterium.
CATATCCTCGACATGGTTACGGGGTCCACGACCAATAACGTACACGTCTATCGGGATGGCGCCTTCGTCGCCCAGGAAAGCCTACCGGTCGGAGACGGCACCAACTGGGAGAACTTCGACGGCGTATTTGTGAATAACGCCGGCGATTGGCTGCTGCACGGCGACACGTCCGGCGCCACGACCAGCGATGAGTTCATCGCGTTCAAGGGTGAGATCAAGGTGCGCGAGGGCCAGACGATCGACGGTATCACTCTGGCCTCGGGCGCGTCGGTCAACGCGGCGAGCATCGACAACAAGAACAACGTGGTTCACACGTGGGGATGGGGCAGCGGAACCACGGCCCAGGAACACCTTTTCTTCGGCGATGCTGATGACTTGATAAACGGCGTGCGGCTGCTGAGCCGCAACGACCAGGTTGACTCGGATGGGGATACCATCGCCGACTGGATCATCACGGACTTTGAGGCCAGCACGGTCATCGGGCCGGGATTGGATCTGGCGGAGGATGGGTTTGTATTCGTCGAGGTAAGTATGATCCCGGCCGCAGGAGGGACGGAAATAGGCGCTATCCTTCGAGTGGAGGTACCCGAACCAGCGACGGTCGGCCTGTTGGCACTTGGGCTACTGGCCATCCGCCGGCGGCGGCGCTGATTCAGCCCTTTGCTCGTCAGCTATCATGACGAGCCGGATCGTCGAAAGGCGTTCCGGCTCGTTTTTTGTTGAGACTTCCCACACAATAAGGCGTACGGGGCCGCCGTCGACTCGGAGCTTATGATGTCCAAGTTGGAGCAATTGGAGAGACTGCTGGCGAAGGAGCCGGACGATGCGTTCCTGAACTTCGGCATGGCGATCGAGCTGGCCAAGGCGCAGCGGTATGAGGAAAGTC
It includes:
- a CDS encoding PEP-CTERM sorting domain-containing protein — translated: MSRSIHRVIAGLIVGVLFAATPAAFAVTPVDIVIKQGDVFGARTVSTLNAPFTDGLGKVGFVAAFDDSTRGIWHSSGFVFNSSDALPDSLTGGEGTMGVSNLGNFIYSPSFNGGDAVYTAGGKLLADGDAVPNNPGLFSVFNSRPTMLPNGTAHWIGGTSTTAGGSTSNRHLFRATDPNNPMSISRIISGGDVIEGKAISTAASNFNYDISDNGSHHVHILDMVTGSTTNNVHVYRDGAFVAQESLPVGDGTNWENFDGVFVNNAGDWLLHGDTSGATTSDEFIAFKGEIKVREGQTIDGITLASGASVNAASIDNKNNVVHTWGWGSGTTAQEHLFFGDADDLINGVRLLSRNDQVDSDGDTIADWIITDFEASTVIGPGLDLAEDGFVFVEVSMIPAAGGTEIGAILRVEVPEPATVGLLALGLLAIRRRRR